actatctcaatcagcctgactaacaggctGTATGTAGCcgcgctacttttatagcctctctactgtatataaccagtctTTTTACTGTCACTTTATTTCATtaacttacctattgttcacctaatacctttttttgcactattggttagagcctgtaaggttgcacttcactgtaaggttgcatttcacctgttgtattcggtgcacgtgacaaataaactttgatttggaaTTATTTAAATTTGACTCAAAACTGGGTCTATACTCTAGGCTATTTTGAATGTTCTGTCAACTTACAGGAGCTCCTTGTTCCTTTCTCCTTCTGTCGTCTTCCTGTGGGCGCCGCAGCTGTTTCTTGGGCAGGTCTTGGAACCCATCTGGACTAGGACACCCAGAATCCCCCTCAACTGGAAGACACACGTGCGCCACATTAAATCAGTCATCTGGCCCACCAGGttgagacccctggtttagatttaATTTGAGCCTTGCTTAATTGACTCAAGTAGGTGTTATTATGAAGTTGGTGCCTAGCATACTCACTGGGGTAGCTGTTGAGGTCGTACTGAGACAGTGgtttggccaggtctcccttcaCAGACCTGGGCTTCAGCTCCTTGTCCAGCTTCTTCCCCGAGGGTTCGTTTGCCTGGTGGCCCTCCTCAGACTGCTCAACATTGTAGACTGGGCCTGACTCCTCTGGGCTCCTGCTGGAATCAGGTAGAGACATTCCATGAGTCAGGTGTTACCACTTAAAACATATTATTGTGCGAAAGTGTTGCTGAGGTTTGTTTTTAGAAGCTCCGGTATATTGATGTCTTGagaatgttttgaaacaattaagTCAAGACAAAACAATATCAATAGTTTTGTTGAACGTTCTCACACCAAGTTCGCATAAGCCAAAGTTAGCACAGCACTCACCTCTTATGGTTGGAGGACCCTCCATTCGGCCAGCCGTCATTCCTGTTACAGGAGGGCAGAGTGTTAGGTTTCTCTGAAGAGCGTGTCATCTTGTTCCCATCCACCTCGCCCTTCCTGTTCTGCCGGTCCACCAGGGGGCGCTGGCTGGAGAAACTCCTCTTGGCCAgctccctcttctctccagaCCCAGGATCCCCGTGGCCTGAGTCTGAGTGCACATCTCCCCCGTgtgtctgctgctgctgctgccctccCCCACGCTTCTCCCTCCAGTCACTGAAGTCGCTGTTCTCTGAGCCAGTCTCCCAGTCCTCCGCCTGGCCGTGCTGACCACCGGACCTACCCCCCACTCCGGAGTAGTGGCCACTGGACCAGCCgtcctctttacctccctccttgGAGCGGCTCGGCCAGGGGTTCGCGAATCCTTCTGATCCATTGATGTACTCATCGCTGGTCCACTGGCCACTGCCAGGCTCTCTCTCTTGACGTAGTCGGCGGAAACGCGGGGGCTTGTCCTGGCGCGGTGGCCTCCGTCTTCTCAATGGCTGTTGTCCAGGGTTGTCGCTGTCTATGTAGTACTCACCCTCCCCGCTGCGGTCCTCAGCGCCGTTCTCCATGAAGGAACCAGTAGAGCCAGTAAACTTGGGGGTGTATTTGAGGGGCTCACGCTCTGCAGGTGGTCTCCTGGGATAGGTCTCGGTGCCCAAGACGTAGCCGTTCTCCTGCATGGGCCCACCGCCACTGCCAAACTGAGTCCCCCGTCCTCTCCAGGTGGAGATGTCTCTGGAGCCGTTGTTGAACCCTCGGCTGGTGTTGTAGCCCCTGCCAGTATCGAGTCTGGGAGGCAGGGAGCGGCCAAAGCCTCCGAAACCCCTGCTGCTGGCTTTGGCCTTGTCGCGGGCGTCACTGGCCGCCTGTTCTTCCGTGTACACCTTGTTGGACCTCCAAGAGTCTCGGTCGGCCttcctggtctctccctgctctgGGTAGCTGCCACCCTCTCCGTTTTCAGAGCCCTTCTGGCGTCGCCGCTTGGGCAGCTCCTCATACTCTGAGGTCTCGCTCAGAGTCTCGCTGACGTTGCGCCTCCTCGGCTTCCCCCTCTGCAGGTCCTCCACCTTGACAAAGTCCCTGGGCAGTCCTCTGCCTCTGCCTGGTCTCTGGGTTCCAGCAGCGTCCCTGctgttgatattgttgttgtagCCTCCTCTGGGGTTCTCTCGGCCTCCCCGGCCACCACGGTCTCCTCTTGAACTGAACTCCTTGAAGCCGCCACGGCTCCGACCTCTACCCGTTCCCCTGGCTCCGGCAAAGGCCTGCTCCTCATCGATGAAGATCCAGTTGTTGCGTCGTGGTGCACCAGGCTCCCTGCTCTCCTGGCTGTCTCTGGAGGACTGGCTCTTTCCGCTGTCCCAGCTGTTTTCCTTCGGCAAATCCTCACTGTGGGTACTGGCTGGCCGCTCTATTTTAGCAGGAACTGGTGGTTGTTGCTTCTCTTCTGGCTGCTTCTCAATAGCAGGCGAGGCCGATCGTCTGTTACTTACTAGGGGCTGGTTATCTTTCTTCAGGTCATATACGTTGGTGAGCACCTCCTTTTCCAGGCGGTAAGGGACTACCTTCTCCTCAGGCTCCACTTTGGGCTTCTCGTTCTCCTTGTCCTCCACTTTGAGGGCCTTTAGCACAGGCTTCTTGATGGGACCGGTCCTGCGGGTCAGGGTCCTACCGCCAGTCTCAGAGGGCTGGCTTACACTGCTGGCAGGGGTGCTGGAGTCAGGATCAGACCACTGGTTCTGACCACCAACACCAACTTCCTTCCTCTGGCCTCCATCTCGCCTATGGAAGTCTGAGTCAAAAAACTTTTCCTTGGAGGTGTCGAAGACTTCGTCACAGGGTTCAGTGCCGTCCTTCAGGTACCTGTCTTTGGGCTCCTGTTTGGGGTAGTCGCTGTCTGCATGCTGCTGCTGGGGCCGGCTCGGGGCTGAGGAGAGCAGGCCTTGGTCGTGCGGGTGGTGATCCCTGTCGGGACCTTTGctctggtggtaggcctgatgggAGAGGTCACCAGATGGGTTGTCTAGGCATTCGTTACCACTCTCTTCGTACAAGCCCTGCTGGGAGCATGTCCTGTCAAACCGGTCGTCTGGCTGGCTCCTGTCTGAGCTCTCGTGCTGTCTCTGGTAGGGTGGGGTGAAACTGCGAGGGGGGTAGCCATCTTGGTTCCACAAGGGGTAGGGCTCGGTGGAGGGGGCCCTCCGCTCCTGATGCATGCTTGGATGGCAGCCATCGTCAGAGGGGGACCCTGGGCTGTTCAGATGGTCTGGCTGCATCCTCGATTTCATAATTCCTACACAAACACAGAGGTGGTAATCTACAGTTCGAGATGATACAGATGCAGGATTATTTGGAGATCCATATCAATCTAGAAAGTTTTGACCATGATGTCACTAAACTAAAAAGTCAATTAAGAAATTAAATCAGGAAATTCATCATTCCCTTTAGTAAAATAACACTATTTTCTCAGGTCTCACCTGAAGAGTGGACAGCATTGGGGTAGTAGTCCACGGGGGAGCGGCCCTGGGCCATGCGGGGGTCCAAGAAAGGGGGCATCATCATCCAGCGGGGGTCGAAGCCCAGCATGTGTGGGGGGTAGTACCCCCTCGGGGGGTGGCTGGAGCCCGAGGGGGCGAGGTGGccagactgctgctgctgccagtgCTGCATTTTATACACTTGGTCCTGAGAGGGGGAGGGACGACAGCGCATGAACCCATTATGTTCACACTGGTAGAATTATTCACCTCACATAAAAAAGTGACTAGATGCATTTAAAGAAGTGTACTATATGCAGCGAgtggttatttcctgttttgtcaATTGCCTATTGCTGTGCATCCACCACAGAACTGATTAAAACACTACACAACagaacaaaaacaaacacacccaTTTGCCCCCTTCATAATACACGACGTCCGTCGTTACAGATAACACCTGCTCCTGTGAACTGACGGGCCTTTCTCAAGCCGCTAATCCCACCAGGAATTAGGGGAGGGATAAGGATTTTTGGGGCTGGAGGGAAGGGGCTGCTGGGAAAGCATCAGATGGCGTTGGCCGGGCGGCTCACCTGCTGCTGCTTTTGGAAGCGGGGCGGGACGGGCTTGGAGGCCTGGTGGTTTGTGTAGTCGGGCAGGGGAGAAGTGGGATCAGCCCCGCCATCGTCCTCATTGCGGTAGGGGGCGAAGCCCAAGGTGCCCTCTTCCCTGTAGTCCTGCTGGCCGGGGGAGTGCTCCAAGGGACACTCAGTGtctgggacaggagagggagcaTGTTATAATCCTACTTTTACATAGCTACCCATGTTTCCAGTGTTGCCATGTTTGGAGTTTTCCAGCCAAATTGGACTACTTTGAAAGCGGTGTCGCGGgtgaaaatgtatttgtcacgggTGGCAGGTTTTTGGGCTACTTCTAAATTGTACAGTGGCCACCATGGCATTtatcttaaaaaatatataaatttcACTGTGACCTGCTGCTGCTGACTATCAGGCAGTGAGCAAGCTGTTATTGAGTGAGTGaatggtggagagggggagagccgaaggggtgtgtgtgtgttgagagcaCAGGCTGAGAGAGTGCTGCAGTAGAGGCAGTTGAGTCACGGAGACAGCAGCACGCATACACGTCATGACAACTTTTTACCAGTTGTAGATTGGTCATTACGGAGACGACCTTTTCCATAAAACCTTCTAATGCGCTAAAACTGATATAACAGTGACAAAGCATTAGAAAACTACTTCAGGAGCACTAGAGCTCTTTGGATAGATTTGCTCAGGAGGTGATTTAAAGTAGACTGCATTCTAATGTCAACTTTTCTTATGTCCTAAGAACAGCCTTTAGCcttggtatattggtcatataccacacctcctctggccttattgcttaatcatAGCAGTCAAAACAAGTTAAATCCACATCCATTGATGGAAAATGATCTGGAGAGATGAATAAGGTCAATTCATTTTTCCCTTGCAATATATTCTTACACTCGCAAGAATTATTTTGACGGAAAACCAAATTTTGCTTCTTAACCTACATCATTAGAAATGACATCGATATTCCTTCTTAATTCGCTCAATAACGTTATGGGAAAAGGGTTTATTGGATAAATTTGGCAACTCTCGGGCAAACATTTTTGGGGGCCTAGTTTTCAAGCCTTGTGGGCAGTTTCAGAGGTCATTGGGCTAGAGATTTGAGTTATTCCTGGCAACCCTGTATGTTTCCTAcatgacaaatcaaatcaaattttatttgtcacatacacatggttagcagatgttaatgcgagtgtagcgaaatgcttgtgtcaTTCAGTAATAGCCATACCGTTTGAAATTAAGCGTTTTACTGAAAGTGCACACTATGACTGAGAATTGCAAGTTAGTATTTTCAACTGATAAATCTGAATAAATAAATGTTTACTAAACAAACACTAATGGCGGTTTGGTGTTACCTTTCGTACCATATTGCCAGCTCTCCTGGTGGTTTTTGCTCTCTCTCCCAGGGGACAGTGCTGCCTCCTTGCTCTCTGCATCCTTCACTCCCTCCTCAGACCTTGACAACTGTCTCTCAGTCTTCCCAAACCTCTCGTCTAGCCTCTTGAGCTTCTCGGCGCAGGCGGCAAGTCTCTCCTCACGGGcgcgtctctcctcctcctccctgcgccGACGAGCTCTCTCCACTGCCTCAGAGAGTTCCGGTGATACAAACTTGGCCCGGGCTGGGCCCTGGCGCTCCTCCTGGTCATCCAGGGGTTCACCCTGGTGGGCCATGCCAGGCACGGAGCTCTTCTGCTGGGCCTAGAGACGCCACAGAGGATGGTTCGGGTGTTAAAGTGGGGACTACATGGTTTCTGTGTACAACGGACTTAGACACCAGCATATAAATGTGACTCAATTGTTCTCTTCCTACAGGTGTATGTACTCTTTATGCTTTAACCTCTTCGGGGTAGGTGGGACGGtagtgtcccacctggccaataTCCTGTGAAATTgtagagcgcgaaattcaaaatacagaattcgtaatattaaacattaatgaaaatacaagtgtcttacatcgtttcaaagcttaacttcttgttaacttcactagggtacgTAGgaagctagcgtcccacctggccaacatccagtgaaattgcagagcgccaaattcaaaaataGAAATACTCATTATATAAATTCATAAAAACACACAAGTGTTATAAatcggtttaaagatgaacttattgttaatccaaccactgttttcaaaaaggctttacggagacagcataccatgcgattatctgagaacagcgcccagcagacaaatcattacaaacagttaccAGCTAAgtagagttacacaagtcagaaatagcgataaaattaatcacttacctttgatgatcctcatatggttgcactcacaagactcccatttactcaataaaagttttgttttgttcgataaagtccctgtttatatccaaaaacctcataactttgtcaatataaaaggtaaacaagaaaggcgtgCTCTCTGTCACGCTCATGAAAAACCTCTGGGACACtgtagggtccactcattcagagtggtcttacgctctcatttttcagaatacaagcctgaaacaatttcttaAGTCTGTTGACATCAAGTGGAAGCCAAAgccaatggatactgtaatggcattcaatagaaaactacaaacatAAAACAATctcacttcctggatggatttttctcaggttttcgcctgccaaatcagttctgttatactcagacattattttaagtTTTTGAAACtgtagtgttttctatccaaatcgacCAATTATATGAATCTCCTAGCTTCtgtgcctgagtagcaggcagtttagtTTGGGCGCACTTTTAATCTGGAAGTGAAAATAGTGCCcgctaccctagtgaagttaatccagccgctttgtcagatttcaaatggGCATTAccgcgaaagcacaccatgcgattatctgaggacagcgcccaacGTACAAAATCATgaaacattttccaaccaagcagaggcatcacgaaagtcagaaattgcaataaaataaatcacttacctttgaagatcttcctctgtttgcaatccaaaGGTTCCCAGCTACATCACAAACGGTCCTTTTgttttatatcccaaaaaagtcagtttagttggcgcgcttgactcagtaatccaccggtttccctcaTTCAAATTGCATACAAATAAATCccaaaagttaccaataaacttcgtccaaacaagtcacacaacgtttctaatcaatcctcaggtaccctaatatgtaaataaacaatcaaatttaagacagagaatagtatgttcattaccggagataaataacgaagtgcGGGCCCTCATCCATGTGCAACACTACAgacaaaatgggagccacttacaaaaactacaaattctagctaatttttcaaaaaacaagcctgaaactctttctaaagactgacatctactggaagccctagtaactgcaatctgggaggtattTATTTTATATTCCCATAGACAACTATTATAATGAGTGGTGAGctcaaaaaaaaacattctgaaTGGATTCTCCTCGAGTTTTCGCCtgtcatatcagttctgttatacttacagacattattttaacagttttagaaacattctatccaatactaccaattaAATGCATAtcatagcttctgggcctgagtaacaggcagtttactttgggcacctcaagtcatccaaacttccaaatactgccccctaccccgaAGAAGTTAAGGCCTAAATATTAGTTAATCTTACAGTGACCTCCACCATATCTCCATATAAGCTTCTGCATTTATATCCTGGAAGTTGTAATTAAACATTCACTTTTTAATCACTACAAGGCACTACAAGGCAATTTGAGTCTTATTTCAATCAAGGGTTATTGATAATAGTCATGTGCATTGTCTGAAGACTTCATAAAGGTAAAGGTGAAATGACTGGACAGGCTTCTGCCACACTTATTTAAACTCAAAACTTCAGAGATCAGTGGTATTGAAGGCTAGGGGACCAGGCAAGGGTAGCAGTCTGAGGCACAGTGGACTCAGGTATGACCTTACCTGTGGTTCTCCAGAGGGGAACCTGCTGTTGGTCTTCCTGTGGGCCATCTGCTCCTGGAAGGCCAGGTAAGCCTCCTCCTCAGGGCCCTCCTGGGGGTACGCCCCCTCTCCTGTGCTCAGCGACAACTGGTGCTCGCGACGCTGGTTCTCCCATTCAGCCCTGGGTCAGAGATAGAGCGCACAATCAGTCACTGCTACAAGGTCACTGCTCttaaaactacagaaataacaccAACAATATTCCATTCAGTCACAAACACAAAGGGGGTGGGGGTAATTTCACCACATCTTGTTCTTTTCGGCGTGCTCCTCCTCATCGTCACTGAACTTGAGTTTCTCGCCATAATCCACTTCTTCATGGATACCTGGAATGGTAAGAGAACAACATTTTTATCAAGGTCAATCTAGTTCCGCTACGGCACATCCACAGAAATGTTGTTTCAGTCTTTGTATGATGCGATAACAGAAAGCCCCCCCACCTGCCCAGCCATCTTCACAGTCATTGTCCAGCTCGTCCAGATCCTTCAGGTCCTCTGGGTTGATGATGGCCGGACGAGGGGGTCTGTCACCGGGCCGACGGATGGGTCTGGAGGAGAGGTTGCGGGAGGGCCCACGGATGAAGCGGTTTTCTTCTCTCCTAACCTCACCGCTATAAGGAGATTATGAACATGGGGAGGTGAGAGACCTGCGATTATTTTTGCAAAGAAAACAAAAGAATTCACAGAATCTTCAATTGTATTATCCATTTTAATCTTTCATTATTTTAACTGAGCATCGCTTTCAGAGAGTAGGCATATGCTGGTGACAACTTACTTGACAGGCTCTTGGTTGATGTTGGGGTAGGGCTGTCTGAAGGTGGGCCGGTTGTCAAAGCGAACTGGGGCGACCACAGTGACAGGGCCAGTGTGTTCAGCAGTGCCAGGAGCATCACGAGTCTCTTTGGGGCACATCTGAAAACCAATAGACAAAAAAATGTACAGTCAGAATAGAACCTTGCATTAAGGTGTCATGAAGTGAAAATAAATTAAGAGTAGTATTGTGCTACTTACGAAGGCAGGCAGCATGtcgtggtaggtggtggtggtagggtggTGGAGCTGGTGATGGTTCAGGGCAGGGGGGGTGGGCCTGCGGAGGGGCTGGGCAGGGCGCAGACAGGGCTCCTTGGGCTCTAGGACTGAAGGGGCGCTGACAACGGTGGCAGGGGTGGGACTGACcatggaggcagagagggggacagaggggggaagaggtGGAGGGGGGGCTTCCAGTCTCAGCTACGCCGCTGGCCTTGCCCTCGGAATCTGAGGGCAGGCCTGCTGGCAGGGATGAGGGCACAAGGTTCCTCCCACCACCCTCCCTCCAACTTGTCACATCTGGAAAGACAAGAGGAAAACAAATTTGAGAAAATAAGCTTGTGTCTAAGGAGTTAGAGCGTGAAATTGCAGTGTATTCAGTTTTTTAAAGTATGTGCACAATATTTTCCCACAGCACTTATTAGCAACTGCTCCACTATTCAGGCATGTGGATTCCTTTTGAACTGGAGTACATGTTTGTGCCACCACAGCTATGTCCACTGGACTCACTCTGCGGGCGGAGGCTTGGTCCGGGCCCATACGACGGATCGAAGGCGCTTCTTTCCTTGCCAGCCTTGTCCTGTTCCCCAGCAGCCTTCAGCGTTGGAAATTCCTCGTGAGAGAAGGGCTGCAGTCGGTTTGAGGCCCTTAAACCTGCTGCCGCCATGGAAACAAGAGGCACAGCTGTCAGTCACAGCAGAGTCAAAAGAAATGGAGGCTGATGGAAAATCATGAGGTGGAGGCATGCAGTAAATTGTCTGATAGCACCTCCATCAATGTTGAACAAAGAGACAAAGTCATTTTGAACAGTTGAGTTTTCCATTCCAACTCACCATCTAGTTCTACGGCCTTTCCATTTAGCTGGGCCCATTGCTTTGGTCCACCTGTGTTTGTGCTCTGTGGAAACAACAGAGGAAATTGTATTAAAGAGATTtcagtcttggaggtgtgtttcctGACCAATTTTGCATTCAGGTTGGAAGCCTATTTCACTTCCTTAAAATACCCAGAATGAATTGAAGATTACTCAAGTTATCTGTAATGAATTTTGACCGAGGATGTTTTAGTTGCTCAATTTTACATCTAAGGTATTTCGCAAGTAAAAGAAATGCGCAACGTGTGTAAACAGTCAGAGCTGCTAGTCTAACCATCTATGCTATTGATTAGTGAGCAATCACCGCAGCTCTTCACCCCATGTTAGGGTGCAAATAAACATCaaaacccaaccttcatttaccGGATGTACCAAACATTTTAGAAACGATTGACTTTATGCCtaaaattatcctatttacactttgtagtcaattttgacacacTTTCAGACTCATATCGATGCCAAATAGGCAATTTTCAAAGGGATTCATTGCTTCTTAAAGGCAGTCACTCTAAGAAAAGAAAAATAACAATTCAAAGTGAAACCGAAAGATGTAGATGACAAAAATCAAGAGGCCAAGCCCACCTCCTGACTGGCTACCGGTGTGGGCTTCTGGAGATTGGAGACAGATTTCTGCAAAGCCAGCTGTGGCTGCAACTCCAGCAGCTGTGCTGTTGATGCAATGGaactgagggaggggagagagagagggaaccgtCACTCTAGAGATAGAATAGATACATATACATCTTGATACAGACATGCCATACTGCGCAGTTTCACTTTTACACATTACAGAACTTGGACACTTGTAACCCAGCTATAAACTCTTGATGAATTTATCCCAGCCAAACAGTGAAGAATTAGAAATAAATAGTACTCCCACTCTGTTCTTTCTCACTTGCCAGGCAACATAACACAAACAGACTCACTTTTCTGTTGTCAAATGACTACATTTTAGTCATTGAGccagaggctcttatccagagcgacttacagtagtaaGTGCACGCACACATTTTTCTTACTTTTCATACAGGTGCCTCATGGAAATCAaaccacaaccctggcattgcaagcgccatgctctatcaactgagccacatgggaccAGTGTGAAAAATGTCATGCCTGCTATGCAAATAAATAACACTATAAAGTAGCAACATGAACGCTGGTTTTATAAATGCCATGTTTGGTGTTCAATCAACATTGCCATATACTCACTGTATGTTAGCTCCTCAGTCTTCCTGCGCCCACTCCTCCAGCCACCCACAGACTCGCACACACCAAACAGAGTGGTCACTTCCCACCAATCAactcccacacacagacagctctacAGATTGCATGTGAGCTAACCTTGAGGTAGCAAACACGAACGCCTCTCAAGTCTGACACAAGGCTATCTTTCCTGCAGCTGTACATGGGGCTAATGCCTTGATCACACCTAGTGTCATTGCGTAAAATTCAACTTCTGCTCAAAATTCaacttctgctaccatttctgtcaagccgtttACGCATACAGTTTGACAAATCAAacgtatgcaccacacagaacgcactgcaactACCTCTGCAACGCTGAAAGTCAAACGCAGccttccattggaaatgaatgtacttctggtgtaccaaaatgcaatgacgTTGTCTGTGTGATCGAGACGTACACTACctttcaaaggtttggggtcactgagaaatatccttgttttttaaagaaaagcacattttttgtccattaaaataacataaaattgatcagaaatacagtgtagacattgttaatgttgtaaattatagctggaaatggctgatttatAATGGATTAAAGAAGCactaaaactggccttctttagactaattgagtatctggagcatcagcatttgcgggtttgattacaggctcaaaatgaccagaaacaaataTTCTTGttctgttctgagaaatgaaggctattccatgcgagaaattgtcaagaaactgaagatcccgtacactgctgtgtactactcccttcacagaacagcgcaaactgtctcccactcctgatgctccagatactcaactagtctaaagaaggccagttttattgcttctttaagcaggacaacagttttcagctgtgctaacataattgcaaaaggattttctaatgatcaattagccttttacaaTGATAGacttgattagctaacacaacgtgccattggaacacaggagtgatggttgcagataatgggcctctgtacgcctaaatagatattccataaaaattcaAATCAACctacaattgtcatttacaacattaataatgtctacactgtatttctgatcaatttgatgttattttacggacattttttttgcttttctttaaaaaataaggaCATTCCTAAGTGACCCCAAccgtttgaacggtagtgtacgtgTTTGAACGCATCCATAAAGAAGTGCACGCAGACAGCACTGGAAAGTGTACAGAAACACAAACCTCAGCAAAGTGTGTACCAGGTGAACAAATACCCTTTTCTTTGCTCATCACTCATTCTTGCATCATCCAATGTTACCCTTTGGTTGTGTAAAAGATGACTCGTTCTCTCAGAAAACAAAACCTATTGAATGAATTTAACATATTGCATCATAGCAAAACATTAATCCAAgagtgcatctcaatagtctataGCGGCATCCTTTCCTCATCTCCACTAATTAATCTGGAATAACCTGTAAAAAATGATTACATCACAGAATTTAATGCACATCACTTGTCAGTTTTCAGATCAGTGAGATGACACAGCCATTTTAAACTACTGAGACTATAAATCATTAAGCCGCTGTTAGCCAAATTCTATTTCTCCCTGGAACTTAATTGAATATATAGCACTGATTGGCCAGTGTTCACTCAATTGGTTTATTCAATGTACATCAGCTGCTGATTGAAATGGCAAGATTGCTGTGTCTACAGATTTTCAATCTTCAAGAAACTGAGTTGGGTATAAATGCATTCATCTGCTATCCAGGCCACCTTTCCCAGTGTCTGTTCTGGGCTCTCTCACCTACCTCTTTTGATCGGTTTGTTCCTGTGTGTTTGCCCATCCTGTTCCGTCTTTGGGCACGATAATCACGTTTGGATCGTTTCCTTTGTTCTCTGACTTCAGGCTCGGCAGGTGAGCAGGTGGGGGCATGCGCCGGGCTGCGGCCACTTTGCCAAGACTCTGTAAGCCATGTCGCGGAACTgctgggaggaagagggggagtgagCGGACACAAacggaaggaaggagagaggtgtgaaTAAAGCTCTTTGCAAACTTTATGTATTGGTCAAGCTTCATGGGCCTTTCAAATCCTTAAAGCCACACACACAGGAGTTGAACACAGAAGTACTTGAGAAAGAATGGACAAT
The sequence above is drawn from the Oncorhynchus gorbuscha isolate QuinsamMale2020 ecotype Even-year linkage group LG11, OgorEven_v1.0, whole genome shotgun sequence genome and encodes:
- the LOC124048928 gene encoding protein PRRC2B-like isoform X1, whose product is MVSPTPATVVSAPSVLEPKEPCLRPAQPLRRPTPPALNHHQLHHPTTTTYHDMLPAFMCPKETRDAPGTAEHTGPVTVVAPVRFDNRPTFRQPYPNINQEPVNGEVRREENRFIRGPSRNLSSRPIRRPGDRPPRPAIINPEDLKDLDELDNDCEDGWAGIHEEVDYGEKLKFSDDEEEHAEKNKMWAEWENQRREHQLSLSTGEGAYPQEGPEEEAYLAFQEQMAHRKTNSRFPSGEPQAQQKSSVPGMAHQGEPLDDQEERQGPARAKFVSPELSEAVERARRRREEEERRAREERLAACAEKLKRLDERFGKTERQLSRSEEGVKDAESKEAALSPGRESKNHQESWQYGTKDTECPLEHSPGQQDYREEGTLGFAPYRNEDDGGADPTSPLPDYTNHQASKPVPPRFQKQQQDQVYKMQHWQQQQSGHLAPSGSSHPPRGYYPPHMLGFDPRWMMMPPFLDPRMAQGRSPVDYYPNAVHSSGIMKSRMQPDHLNSPGSPSDDGCHPSMHQERRAPSTEPYPLWNQDGYPPRSFTPPYQRQHESSDRSQPDDRFDRTCSQQGLYEESGNECLDNPSGDLSHQAYHQSKGPDRDHHPHDQGLLSSAPSRPQQQHADSDYPKQEPKDRYLKDGTEPCDEVFDTSKEKFFDSDFHRRDGGQRKEVGVGGQNQWSDPDSSTPASSVSQPSETGGRTLTRRTGPIKKPVLKALKVEDKENEKPKVEPEEKVVPYRLEKEVLTNVYDLKKDNQPLVSNRRSASPAIEKQPEEKQQPPVPAKIERPASTHSEDLPKENSWDSGKSQSSRDSQESREPGAPRRNNWIFIDEEQAFAGARGTGRGRSRGGFKEFSSRGDRGGRGGRENPRGGYNNNINSRDAAGTQRPGRGRGLPRDFVKVEDLQRGKPRRRNVSETLSETSEYEELPKRRRQKGSENGEGGSYPEQGETRKADRDSWRSNKVYTEEQAASDARDKAKASSRGFGGFGRSLPPRLDTGRGYNTSRGFNNGSRDISTWRGRGTQFGSGGGPMQENGYVLGTETYPRRPPAEREPLKYTPKFTGSTGSFMENGAEDRSGEGEYYIDSDNPGQQPLRRRRPPRQDKPPRFRRLRQEREPGSGQWTSDEYINGSEGFANPWPSRSKEGGKEDGWSSGHYSGVGGRSGGQHGQAEDWETGSENSDFSDWREKRGGGQQQQQTHGGDVHSDSGHGDPGSGEKRELAKRSFSSQRPLVDRQNRKGEVDGNKMTRSSEKPNTLPSCNRNDGWPNGGSSNHKSRSPEESGPVYNVEQSEEGHQANEPSGKKLDKELKPRSVKGDLAKPLSQYDLNSYPIEGDSGCPSPDGFQDLPKKQLRRPQEDDRRRKEQGAPVTVKNRPITSKMPPRFAKKQGGMTIDQPEEGLSANNLGTDIWETNSSALSIQSSGGDSWTKQVSFTGSEPNSEDSDAGPEQSKEQHKPGPIGNERSLKHRKGSEGVERLEGRPITPVNGVDLHVDTVLPVPPIEFGVSAKDSDFSLPPGSTPVPVSNPVTKLQDALVSNPALTQAIPMLRRDHLQPGINLNPISFPSADLTLKMESARKAWENSQSLPEQGSPGGGASGAQPPCSVGSSSGVSYSSFGGVSMPPMPIASVAPSMSMQGNHVPPLYLDGHVFPSQPRLVPPTMTQQQSYQQAAAAAQQIPISLHTSLQAQLGLRGGLPVSQSQEMFNSIPSFRSQVYMHPNLSQPNPMVLSGGGPLKGPYSAFPGMQPSDMVKPQSGSHYQPMNGSQAMVYDGQMNQGPGMSSSQLMDSQLIQVTMPLPGSQLRYGSAQQHLILPQSIQLQQGQNLSVGAARRMLPPGSQPPVMTGSRENFPMSTGPYTTYKTSQMEKIGFQFSDKPNHSQGMPGGYNRPGSASPSGKQSGPVGPLPGHYNQQKTSSMQAVQQRGWACSGPGLTCSCCYRDPATGWYEALLCPLHGKVPPPQGSMVMHMRPPTTGPFPTPIQRPVMQVNKTVIIRSPPYPNPGREPPHSSPPSAPEPTVKGLEDGMKSKALRNERQLVGEGKALSWGLMTSTLQESLPGWQGKPAPCT